TCTTTTTCGTGCAATGTGAAAAGTTGGAGTATTTTATCAAAAGCCCCTTTTATATATCGTAAATtcggtgtatatatatatatgattagtttcgtttttagtgttttcagaagcaaaaaaataaaataaaaaattacttcATAAAAAGGTTACATTTTACTTCTAGAAATTATTTGAAAATTTATACTAATGGTGAGTTTGTTTGTAGAGTTTACAGTTTCCAGGAATTCATAATTGTATAGGATTACAAATTCtagaattcatgtaaatcccTCGCATGTTTGGTAATTCActtaaaattcttaggattcataaacaagatttgttttAAAGTCCATGTACTGTTTGGAATTGCCCTAATaatcttaaaattgtatatatatggGATTTGAATTTAAAAAAAAGTGGATACACAAATTCCTTGAAAAATTTCACAGCAAATCTTAAGGGGAAGGGATCGGACTCCATATAaaggatttgctggaaaaatGATCCCGTCAAAAACATAATTCTAGGGATTTGGACAACCAAATATACATGGAAAAACGTAATTCAACCAAATCTCGTAGATCCATAAATCTCACCATCAAAATTCTGCATTCAAAACCACCGTAACTTAAGTCAAGAATTTACTTCTTCGGGTGCCCCGAAGGCTATATATCTTTGTGGGCCGGGCTCTAAATATGGCATCTTTAGGCAGGAACCCTCTCTATATATTTTGCAACCAGGCCTCTTTTTTCCTTCTGCGTAGAGATTCGAGGTTTCCTCTCCTTAAAAGTAAAGTCACAATCATCATAACTCACCCAAAACCTTTCAATCTCCTCCTCCGATAAGCAACAGCAGCCATGGCAGCTCTGCAATACCTAGAATCTCAACGTAGTGCTCAGCCAGAACTTGCTGAATGGTATACCAGTTTGATTGATTTGTATCAGAAGAAGTTATGGCATCAACTTACTCTTAAGCTTGATCAGTTCGTCGCTCTTGCCGTCTTTCAGGTATGCTCTTTTACTTGTAGATCTTTGAGTATAGGGTTTTTCAGTTTGTCAATtttgattttggggaaaattagggttttttggatTGTGGATCTTAGGGTTTTTAGTTCAGTTTaattcaaaatttagggtttcgatttttgtTTTACtggtttgtttattttgtatgTAAACGAAGAATTGAGCTGGAGTAAAATAGAGCTTGCTTTGTACTAAGAATTTTAGGTTTCACAATAATTAGTACATGCGATAGTTGAATATTTTTGTAGAGTGAAAACTACTGATTCGTTACTTTCTGCTGAGGTAAACCGATCTGGAGATCCATGGGGATTGAGACAATTGGTGAATTCTACTGAGACTATAGATTTTTCTGCACAAACTAATAGGGTTAATTACTTTAGATAAGTCAGGCAATTCCAAATTATGTTGATGCTTGTTTGTTGAGTGCAGTCTTAGTTACTAGTAAATGATAAACTTTTAGGATTTAGTAAGATAAGATGCTCTTTTATGTGTATACTGACTGTAGTTAACGGGTCTACTTGAGTGGTTTTAGAACTTACTTAACCCCACATTCAATAATTCTCCATCCTATTGTTACCCGAACCTGTATATGACCATTGGTGTTTatgattttctttcttctttgatGTACGAGACTTTCCCCTGTGCCAAATTTTGGGGGATAGCTGTAACTTTTATTTGTGCCCTCAGTTACACAGTGTGCTCACTTAAAACCTCACCTATAGCTTTATATGGATGTTGCTTTCTGTAGTCAACAATCATGGCTTTAATTTTATTGCATTCTTATCTCTTTCCCCTTTCCAGGCGGGTGATACTTTGATACAGTTGTATCACAATTTCATCACTGAGTTCGAGACTAAGATCAATCTTCTCAAGCTTGCCCATTTTGCTGTTATAGTGTCTCGGCAGTATGCAGAAAAAGAAGCTTCCATTGGTTATCTTGAGGGAATTATTGAGAAGCTGCGCGCAACCAGAGAAACACGTATAGAGGAGCCTATTCTCTACATAAAGATGCAGATTGCTGCCTTCAGACTTGAGAAAGGAGAGCAAAAGGAGTGCAAGAATCTTTTGGATGACGGGAAAACTACACTCGATAGCATGACTGATATAGACCCCTCTGTTTATGCAAGCTACTACTGGGTTTCATCTCAGTATCATAAGTCACGTCAGGAATTTGCTGAGTTTTATAACAGTGGTCTTCTTTATTTAGCGTACACTCCCGTGGAGTCCCTCTCTGAAACATTCAAGCTGGTATGTCAATAAAACTATTCAATGAGTTATACTTGTTTTGATCAGTCTTTACATAAAAGCATGGACCCTGAATTTGAACTCATGATGTTGTTAGAGACAATTTGGTAGATGCTACTGAAATAGCTGAAGTTACAAAGAAAGTCTGGAATTTGATTTATCATTTTGAATGCATGCGAACTACCTTCATATAACCTAGGCATCTTTTAGTTTCGTTTTCATATCTTCCTTATATTCTCTAGTTCTTTGAACATGAAAACATTAGTAAAGTAATTGTTGGAGGAAAAGATGTTGTAGAGGTAAGTATTAATGGCCTTGGATGGTTACACTTGTTCAGTTTCCTGAGCTTATTGTGAATGCGCATTGTTTCCTTTGGGGGCTTGCTATTTTCCAATTCAAATGCAGCAATAGCAAAAGACAATATTAGATCATTGGTGAACTAGACTTGGTTGCCCGAATTGAGTTTAGGCTATATTAGTTGtttcttcatatttgatcttCTGGATTGGTTTCTTTAGATCTTGAAGTATTTTCTTTTGTGTTACATGTTAAAAGCATGAATGCTCTATTATGGTATATTCCTACTAATGTTTGAATTTATGTTTTCCAGGACCTGGCATTCGACTTATCCCTTGCTGCCTTGCTTGGTGATAACATATATAATTTTGGGGAGCTGCTTGCACACCCCATAGTAAGTCCATCTACCTCAAGAgtatttaatttaactattttAACCAGTGTAGCTTTCGGAAAACAATGTGTTAACTGAACTTATGCTGTTGCTGTCTGGTGTAACTGTGTATATCAGTAAATTGTCATATACTGGTGAAAGGTATTTCTATTCGTTTG
This is a stretch of genomic DNA from Papaver somniferum cultivar HN1 chromosome 1, ASM357369v1, whole genome shotgun sequence. It encodes these proteins:
- the LOC113315205 gene encoding 26S proteasome non-ATPase regulatory subunit 13 homolog B-like gives rise to the protein MAALQYLESQRSAQPELAEWYTSLIDLYQKKLWHQLTLKLDQFVALAVFQAGDTLIQLYHNFITEFETKINLLKLAHFAVIVSRQYAEKEASIGYLEGIIEKLRATRETRIEEPILYIKMQIAAFRLEKGEQKECKNLLDDGKTTLDSMTDIDPSVYASYYWVSSQYHKSRQEFAEFYNSGLLYLAYTPVESLSETFKLDLAFDLSLAALLGDNIYNFGELLAHPIIKSLLGTKVEWLYYLLQAFNSGDLVRYQELCAVHKAALNAQPALVQNEKKLLEKINILCLMEIIFSRPAEDRTIPLSIIAERTKLSVEDVELLLMKSLSVHLIEGIIDQVEATVHVSWVQPRVLGITQIESLRARLDSWVGKVHEALKSVEAETPDLVAS